A genomic region of Candidatus Polarisedimenticolia bacterium contains the following coding sequences:
- the ftsZ gene encoding cell division protein FtsZ — protein sequence MDDKEQRGALRLSFDENKAVGANIKVIGVGGGGSNAVNRMISTNLQGVEFMVANTDCQALKGSRAPLKIQIGAKLTKGLGAGSNPDIGRQAALEDSEKIIEALQGADMVFITSGLGGGTGTGAVPIIASLASELGALVVAVVTKPFGFEGKKRREQAENGLTELQEAVDTVICIPNEKLLNSVDKAMPLGAAFLFADDVLRQAVQGISDLITIPGEINLDFADVKTIMSGMGMALMGTGVSSGPNRAIEAAQRAITSPLLEDATIDGARGILINITGGTDMTLHEVAEASSLVQRTADPEANIIFGTVIDKAMTDEVKITVIATGFNRDEAVAVAATPVQRGYGRPAATVDAVAPQGRVVRDLDSPTFLRRASAMPAGTPTASTATARQAEANVNLGYASLQDELDVPTFLRKQ from the coding sequence ATGGACGACAAGGAACAGAGAGGCGCATTGCGGCTCTCCTTCGACGAGAACAAGGCGGTCGGAGCCAACATCAAGGTGATCGGCGTCGGCGGAGGCGGCAGCAACGCCGTCAACCGCATGATCTCCACCAACCTGCAGGGGGTGGAGTTCATGGTGGCCAACACCGACTGCCAGGCGCTGAAGGGGTCGCGCGCGCCTCTGAAGATCCAGATCGGCGCCAAGCTGACCAAGGGGCTGGGGGCCGGCAGCAACCCCGACATCGGCCGGCAGGCGGCCCTCGAGGACTCCGAGAAGATCATCGAGGCGCTGCAGGGGGCGGACATGGTGTTCATCACCTCCGGCCTGGGCGGCGGGACCGGCACGGGGGCCGTGCCGATCATCGCCAGCCTGGCGTCCGAGCTCGGCGCCCTGGTCGTCGCCGTCGTCACCAAGCCGTTCGGCTTCGAAGGGAAGAAGCGCCGCGAGCAGGCCGAAAACGGCCTCACCGAGCTGCAGGAGGCGGTCGACACCGTCATCTGCATCCCGAACGAGAAGCTCCTGAACTCGGTCGACAAGGCGATGCCGCTCGGCGCCGCCTTCCTGTTCGCCGACGACGTCCTGCGCCAGGCGGTGCAGGGGATCTCCGACCTGATCACCATCCCCGGCGAGATCAACCTGGACTTCGCCGACGTCAAGACCATCATGAGCGGCATGGGGATGGCCCTGATGGGGACCGGCGTCTCCTCCGGCCCGAACCGCGCCATCGAGGCGGCGCAGCGCGCTATCACCTCCCCCCTGCTCGAGGACGCCACGATCGACGGCGCCCGCGGCATCCTGATCAACATCACCGGCGGCACCGACATGACCCTGCACGAGGTGGCCGAGGCCTCGAGCCTGGTGCAGCGCACCGCCGATCCCGAGGCGAACATCATCTTCGGCACCGTGATCGACAAGGCGATGACCGATGAGGTCAAGATCACCGTCATCGCCACCGGCTTCAACCGCGATGAGGCGGTGGCCGTCGCGGCCACGCCGGTCCAGCGCGGCTACGGCCGCCCGGCGGCCACGGTCGATGCCGTCGCGCCGCAGGGACGCGTCGTGCGCGATCTCGATTCTCCGACGTTCCTGAGGCGCGCCTCCGCCATGCCGGCCGGGACCCCGACCGCGAGCACGGCGACCGCGCGCCAGGCCGAGGCCAACGTCAATCTGGGGTACGCGTCCCTGCAGGACGAGTTGGACGTTCCCACGTTCCTGAGGAAACAGTAG